The genomic DNA TTATAACAAATGCAAAACTTCAAGAGATATTAGGTGATGATTTTGTTGAGGAAATAACTGTAGATGTAGATGGTAATATTCAAAATTATAAGACAGATTTTATATTTTTATATTTAGGTACTAAAAATAATACTGAAATGTATGGAGAGTTTGCTAACTTAGATCAACACAGCAATATCATAACTAAAGAGAATTTAAAATTAAATGTAGATGGAATGTACGCAGCAGGAGATATAAGATCAGGTGTAGTAAGACAAATTACTACAGCAGTAGCTGATGGAACAATAGCAGGACTTGAAGTTATAAAGCGTGTTTTAAGAAAATAAAATAAAGGAAATACAAAAATTGTCTAGTATAATTTATATATATAGCACTAATTAAAAGGGGCTGATTTTATGAGAAAGATATTTGTATTAGACACTAATGTATTGATACATGATCCAAATTGTATTTATAATTTTAGAGGTAATGACATTATCTTACCTATTTTTGTAGTAGAAGAAATAGATAAATTAAAAAGAAATCAGAATACAGCCATTCAAGCAAGAATGGTGTCAAGAGTGTTAGATGGAATTAGAGAGAAGGGAAGTTTAGCTAGAGGAGTTGAACTTCCAAATGATATATTTTTTAAGGTAGAAATAAAAAATGATATATCTTTACTGCCAAAAGCATTATCAAGAGATGTGATGGATAATAATATAATTTCTGTAACTTTAGGTGTGAAAAAAGAAAATCCTGATAGACGGGTTATAATTGTAAGTAAAGATATAAATATGAGAATTAAGGCTGATTCACTAGGACTAGAGGTAGAAGATTACAATACTGATAGAGTTGAGTATAGTGAATTATATGATGGATTTTTCGAAGTAGATGTAAATAAAGAATTGTTTGATGAGTTTTGTAAGAGTGGAAAAATAGATTTTGAAGCTATAGAAGATAAAAAAGGGATTAAGCCAACTCCAAATTGTTTTTTTAAATTAAATTATAAGGGACAAATGGTCAGTGGACGATATGTAGATGGAAAAATAAAAAAATTCATATTAGGTGATACTGAAGCTTGGGGGTTAAGGGCAAGAAATGAAGAACAAAGATTTGCCATGGAACTATTGATGGACGAAAATGTAAAAGTTGTAACATTAGTAGGTGGAGCAGGAACAGGGAAAACACTTCTTGCTATAGCGTCAGCTTTAGAG from Fusobacterium hominis includes the following:
- a CDS encoding PhoH family protein, which gives rise to MRKIFVLDTNVLIHDPNCIYNFRGNDIILPIFVVEEIDKLKRNQNTAIQARMVSRVLDGIREKGSLARGVELPNDIFFKVEIKNDISLLPKALSRDVMDNNIISVTLGVKKENPDRRVIIVSKDINMRIKADSLGLEVEDYNTDRVEYSELYDGFFEVDVNKELFDEFCKSGKIDFEAIEDKKGIKPTPNCFFKLNYKGQMVSGRYVDGKIKKFILGDTEAWGLRARNEEQRFAMELLMDENVKVVTLVGGAGTGKTLLAIASALELVVERKRYKKILIARPIIPMGKDLGYLPGSEKEKMKPWMQPIFDNIDFLSENKEDKTGEKVVAGLESMGMIKIEPLTYIRGRSIPKGLIIIDEAQNLTPLEIKTIVTRAGQDTKIIFTGDPQQIDNPYLDANTNGLTYMADRLKYESIVGHITLKKGERSEIAEIAARLL